The sequence below is a genomic window from Gossypium hirsutum isolate 1008001.06 chromosome A11, Gossypium_hirsutum_v2.1, whole genome shotgun sequence.
CTTGTAATGACCAGCTTATAtctggtatatgtaatggcatTATGCCAATGTTCATTTTGAATGAAATCATCAGATTTTCCTTCCATATTCTCCATTGTTCTTTGCTTTTCAAATTTTGTTCTTGAATTCTGCTTGTTTGGTCAACAAGCATCTAGCTTTGATGCTCAAGTTTTAGTTCAAAACTTGTTTGCTCTTTGCTCTcaacaccaacaattggtatctagagctatAATCTCAGTAGACCTATAGCAATTTAACCTTAAATCGATAGCGTCATCAGGCTTCTCACCAACAGCACCACCAGCCTTTAATGGAGAGGGCTATCACATTTGGGTGGTCAAAATGAGGACCTACCTGCAGGCATTCGACCTGTGGGAGGTGATCAACTCAGATGCTGAACCAGCACCATTGAGAgccaatccaacagtggctcaaatcaggcaacatgctgatgaaaggaccaagaggcacaaagccatgtcctacATTTAGAACTGTGTGTCAGATGTGATCTTCACAAGGATCATAGCCTGTGAGACACCAAAACACGCTTGGGACAGActgaaggaggagtttcaagggactGAGAGAACAAAGGCAGCAACAGCTATTGAACTTGAGAAGGGACTTCGAGAATTTGATGAAAAAGGAAGAAACTGTCAAGCTGTATTCAGACAGaattatggctgtggttaacagtATAAGGGCTTCTTGGAGAGTAGTTCAATGAAGCAAGAATAGTGAAGAAGGTGATCTCAACCTTAcctgagaggtatgaggcaaaaatatcCTCTCTTTAAGACTCAAGGGATCTGACTAGCATCACATTAACTGAGCTGATCAATGCTCtttatgcacaagagcaaagaaaaggcagcagactggaggagcaccaAGAGGGTGCTTTCCAAGCCAAAACCAAGCTTGACTCGAGTACCACtacctacaaaggcaagaagacTTTGAAAGACAAGCCTAAGTCAGATGCTCCAAGAAGATGGGATAGACCCTGCAGGCATTGTAAAAGACCTAGTCATCCAGAGGCTAAATGCTAGTTTAGACCAGATGCTCAACGCCAACATTGCAAGAAGATGGGGCATGTTGAAAGAGTTTGCAAAAGCAGACCAAGACAGAACCAACTACAGCAGCAAAAGGCTGAGGCTTGAGTAGCTAAAGAGGGTAGTGACCATAAGGAGCAAGTCTTTGCAGTCTCCTGCTCAGCTACTCAAAAGAAAGTGTCAAATGGATGGCTCCTAGACAGTGGCTGCGCTAATCACATGTCACCAAATGCAGCCATTTTCAAGTCATTAGACAAAAGCTGCATGACCAAAGTAAAAGTTGGCAATGGGCACTTTATCAAAGCAGAGGGCAAAGGGGATGTGTTGATATGCACTCCCACAGGTAACAAACTCATTTCAAATGTGTTATTTGTACCTAAAATTGACAAAAACTTGCTCAGTATTGCTCAGTTGCTTGAAAAGGGCTATGCTGTGGTGTTCAAAGGCAGTGAGTGCAAAATTAGGGATCCAAGTGGATCCATGCTCATGACAGTAGCCATAACAGATAAAAGCTTTGTTTTTGATTGGAACAAGGCTTCAAACTCAGCTTATACAACTTCTATTGATGAATCCAAGCTTTGACATCAAAGACTTGGTCATGTCAATTTTAGATCAATGGCTCAGATGATCAATGAAGAATTAGTTGAAAGTTTCACTAATTCAGTACAAAATGAAGATGTTTGTTAGgtgtgtcagctaggaaagcaggccagGCTTCCATTTCCTTCAGATAAGGCCTAAAGAGCATCTGAAAAGCTGCAGCTAGTGCACACTGATGTGTATGGCCCTATGAAGAATGAATCACTGAATGGAAGTAGGTACTTCATCTTGTTTATTGATGATCACACCagattttgctggattttcttcttgaagcagaaatCAGAGGTAGCCTCAGTGTTTTAGAAGTTCAAGTctgctgctgagactgaaacaggcTGCAAGCTGAAGTCTCTAAGATCTGATAATGGAACTGAGTATACCGTAGCTCAATTTCAAGCCTTCTGTGATGAAGCAAGTATCAAACACCAGCTCACCAACACTtatacacctcagcagaatggtgTGAGTGAAAGCAAGAACAAaagtttgatggatatggccaggtgcttaCTATTTGAGAAAAATTTGCCTAAAAACTTGTGGGCAGAGGCAGTCAACACAGCAGCGTACATTTAGAACAGGCTTCCAACCAAGGCATTGGCTCACAAAACACCATTTGAAGCCTGGTTCAAGCTCAAGCCATCACTAGCTCACCTGAGGGTCTTTGGTTACATGTGTTATGCACAAGTACCAGTTGTAAAAAGAGGCAAGCTGGATAAGAAAGCTCAAGCAGGCATTCTGGTAGGCTATAGCTCAGTGAAAAAGGGCTATAGGATCCTGGATCCTTTAACAAACAAAGTGCTAGTGAGCAAAGATGTAGTGTTCAATGAGAAAGCAAACTGGAATTGGGACAAAAATAAGCCAGAGGCAGTTTCTAAGGACCTTATGGCTGATCAGATTGAAGCTAATCAAAATGgtcctgaaatggacattgatgatgaaccagttagGGGCACTAGACCATTggctaaaatttatgaaaaagctCAGGTAGCCATAGTGGAACCAAGCTGCTTTGAAGAGGTTGAGGGTCATGAAGGCTGGAAACAGGAAATGGCTGATGAAATCAGCGTGATAGAGAAGAATCAGACTTGGAAATTGATTGAAAGACCAGCCAACAGGAAGATCATTGGTGTGAAATCGGTCTATCAAGCAAAACAGAATGCTGATGGGAGTCTAAACAAGCTAAAAGCAAGGTTAGTtgtaaaagggttccgttagaaGTATGGAATAGATTccctggagacctttgcaccagtggccaagCTAGACACCATCAGGCTGTTGGTTGCTTTAGCAGCACAGATACAGTGGAAGATCCATCAGCTTGATGTAAAGTCTGCATATCTCAATGGCTTCCTTGAACTCAATGGCTTCCTTGAAGAAGAGATTTATATGGAGCAACCTCAAGGTTTCAAAGTGCCTGATAAAGAAGACATGGTCTACAAACTAAATAAAGCCTTATATGGCTTAAAACAAGCACCAAGGGTTTGGTATAGCAGAATTGATGGCTACTTGGTCAACTTGGGATTTAAGAGGAGCATTAGCGAGCCAACATTGTATGTTAAGAAGAAAGGAGTTGAAATTCAGCTCATTGTGTctctatatgttgatgacctgcTGGTGACAGGAC
It includes:
- the LOC107954666 gene encoding uncharacterized protein, whose amino-acid sequence is MARVQAHVRCIEKTDILGEKSSRNFIIGGDYEGQSIAIKVGVFRNDDSNSNKNKGASRAYEPDSTLKTMYGGGGVMKIGQHVALGAVKKQTKQLEPCKDVIFTRIIACETPKHAWDRLKEEFQGTERTKAATAIELEKGLREFDEKGRNCQAVFRQNYGCDSRDLTSITLTELINALYAQEQRKGSRLEEHQEGAFQAKTKLDSSTTTYKGKKTLKDKPKSDAPRRWDRPCRHFSCSATQKKVSNGWLLDSGCANHMSPNAAIFKSLDKSCMTKVKVGNGHFIKAEGKGDVLICTPTGNKLISNVLFVPKIDKNLLSIAQLLEKGYAVVFKGSECKIRDPSGSMLMTVAITDKSFVFDWNKASNSAYTTSIDESKL